The following are encoded in a window of Impatiens glandulifera chromosome 5, dImpGla2.1, whole genome shotgun sequence genomic DNA:
- the LOC124939166 gene encoding coiled-coil domain-containing protein 1-like, translated as MVERQIEMVFEEEVLDSGFVEERMDFEDAAAEQFFSPDLTKRSNKGRKSIDQLPETTPERLHHLASKSNTNTVQEVSTTLLKCNVFNKIDEFEEEEKGNYCGKDFEDMGGYIYNELFEVDGRKRKNKDATTPQTNEDNSSTSQDKRVTQAQHDVKFNELRKDMKELTRDVNELKTEMKIIKEDQRVMFNHIIKLLSEIKQQKNVDSDSVEKELELKSHDDGLEMNKDVADRLNDDGLEMYKDVDDGLNDDGLEMNKNVVDGLEKNKDKEDIVDADVEKENNEIVDVDFDVEKENKDISDVDVEKENKDVDVFVDDGLEKKKDIADVFVDDGLEKKEDIVDENKDDGVDVLNDLEKKENKDDDVDVLNELKKKEVELKMDDNEDLATKKKEFATKKELGT; from the exons ATGGTGGAGAGACAGATTGAGATGGTTTTTGAGGAGGAGGTGTTAGATTCGGGGTTTGTAGAAGAAAGAATGGACTTTGAAGATGCGGCGGCAGAACAGT TTTTTTCCCCCGACCTGACCAAGCGAAGCAACAAAGGAAGGAAGTCGATTGATCAACTACCCGAGACAACGCCGGAACGTCTTCATCATTTAG CCTCCAAGAGCAACACCAACACCGTCCAGGAAGTATCCACTACCCTCCTGAAGTGCAATGTGTTTAACAAGATTGATGAGtttgaggaggaggagaaggggAACTACTGTGGGAaagactttgaagatatgggaggctacatttataatgaattatttgaagtgGATGGTAGGAAGAGAAAGAATAAAGATG CGACGACTCCTCAAACTAACGAAGACAATTCTTCAACTAGCCAAGACAAACGAGTGACTCAAGCCCAACATGATGTCAAGTTTAATGAGCTGAGAAAGGATATGAAGGAGCTGACAAGGGATGTAAATGAGCTTAAAACTGAAATGAAGATCATCAAAGAGGATCAACGTGTTATGTTCaatcacataatcaaattattgagTGAAATAAAACAACAGAAAAATGTCGATTCAGATTCAGTGGAGAAGGAGTTGGAGTTGAAGAGTCATGAtgatgggttggagatgaacaAAGATGTTGCTGATAGGTTGAATGATGATGGGTTGGAGATGTACAAAGATGTTGATGATGGGTTGAATGAtgatgggttggagatgaataaaaatgttgttgatgggttGGAGAAGAACAAAGAT AAAGAAGATATTGTTGATGCTGATGTTGAGAAGGAAAACAACGAAATTGTTGATGTTGATTTTGATGTTGAAAAGGAAAACAAAGATATTTCTGATGTTGATGTTGAGAAGGAAAACAAAGATGTTGATGTGTTTGTTGATGATGGATTGGAGAAGAAAAAAGATATTGCTGATGTGTTTGTTGATGATGGattggagaagaaagaagatattGTTGAT GAAAACAAAGATGATGGTGTTGATGTTCTGAATGACTTGGAAAAGAAGGaaaacaaagatgatgatgttgatgtcCTGAATgagttgaaaaagaaggagGTTGAGTTGAAGATGGACGACAATGAAGATTTGGCCACGAAGAAGAAAGAGTTCGCCACGAAAAAGGAGTTGGGCACGTAG
- the LOC124938245 gene encoding protein KTI12 homolog: MALVVICGQPCSGKTTVATSIYKALEESESKPTVRIVNETSLHLDRNKSYADMPSEKNLRGVLRSEVDRSLSRDNIVIVDSLNSIKGYRYELWCLARASGTRYCVVYCDVNEDDCRIWNEDRRTREEPSYNDNILEDLIRRFETPDRRNRWDSPLFELSSSEVIPDIVSYLTKKVDSKTRDVKILQPTIATQTARSSDANSLYEIDRATLEVISGIMEGQSRAIGGVINGVVLGNGLLTVNISRTVGLPELRRLRRTFIKLTGQSSLSGPPPPVDAESSKRMFVDYLNRELGTA, translated from the coding sequence ATGGCTTTAGTCGTTATCTGTGGACAGCCATGTAGTGGTAAAACAACAGTAGCAACAAGCATATACAAAGCCTTAGAAGAATCAGAATCCAAACCTACAGTCAGAATTGTGAACGAAACATCCCTTCATCTAGATCGCAACAAAAGTTACGCTGACATGCCTTCTGAAAAGAATCTTAGAGGAGTCCTTAGATCCGAAGTGGATCGATCCTTATCCCGAGATAACATCGTTATAGTTGATTCATTGAACAGCATCAAAGGTTACAGATACGAGTTATGGTGTTTAGCTCGAGCATCAGGAACAAGATACTGTGTCGTTTACTGCGATGTCAATGAAGACGACTGTAGAATCTGGAACGAAGACCGCCGCACAAGAGAAGAACCCTCGTACAACGACAACATACTTGAAGATCTCATAAGAAGATTCGAAACTCCAGATAGAAGAAACAGATGGGATTCTCCACTTTTCGAGTTATCATCATCTGAAGTGATTCCAGACATTGTATCGTATTTAACAAAAAAGGTTGATTCGAAAACTAGGGATGTTAAGATTTTACAGCCGACTATTGCGACACAAACTGCACGATCGTCAGATGCGAATTCGCTTTATGAGATTGACCGGGCTACTTTAGAGGTGATTAGTGGTATTATGGAAGGTCAATCGAGGGCAATTGGGGGGGTAATAAATGGAGTTGTTTTGGGAAATGGATTGTTGACTGTGAATATTTCAAGAACAGTTGGGCTACCTGAACTGCGGAGGCTGAGGAGAACGTTTATAAAGTTAACGGGACAATCGAGCTTGAGTGGACCTCCACCTCCGGTTGATGCTGAGAGCTCGAAGAGGATgtttgttgattatttgaaCAGAGAATTAGGAACGGCCTGA
- the LOC124940408 gene encoding uncharacterized protein LOC124940408 isoform X1, producing the protein MFNDEAPLVFKKMHEFSTSDGFVEINESVADMIKYVANEPSVGLFFVQQHAQNAIPNLVNLKESISGKSHMINLHTEDLEDSITMMRSMKDCGLPIANEMIGEIKKSLAIISSKQPKKGFVRSDLGRSSSWSPASAWRTAGYFPKEDERSGGYLSSVFKLAKERTTNSFGWSQLDSVDPKIITLPMASASTSKLPEEEMDELPLSSHNVKEELEKDEEGEAPVDENSSNSEAVMLSDSYDEFKADKEAKLKEWLNETDAAFP; encoded by the exons ATGTTCAA TGATGAAGCACCACTTGTCTTCAAGAAGATGCACGAGTTCTCAACATCAGATGGTTTCGTGGAGATAAACGAAAGCGTCGCCGACATGATAAAATACGTGGCAAACGAGCCCTCAGTGGGCCTTTTCTTTGTTCAGCAGCACGCCCAGAATGCAATACCAAACCTCGTCAACCTCAAGGAAAGCATTAGTGGCAAATCACACATGATAAATCTGCACACAGAAGATCTAGAAGATTCCATCACAATGATGAGGTCTATGAAAGACTGTGGCTTGCCAATCGCCAACGAAATGATAGGGGAAATAAAGAAATCTCTAGCGATAATCTCCAGCAAGCAACCGAAAAAGGGTTTTGTCCGGTCTGATTTGGGTCGAAGTAGTTCTTGGAGTCCTGCTTCTGCTTGGCGAACTGCTGGTTATTTTCCAAAGGAAGATGAAAGAAGTGGAGGATATTTGTCGTCGGTATTTAAGTTGGCTAAAGAAAGAACAACCAACAGCTTTGGGTGGTCTCAACTTGACTCTGTAGATCCCAAGATTATAACATTGCCAATGGCGTCTGCAAGCACATCCAAATTGCCAGAAGAAGAAATGGATGAATTGCCACTGTCAAGTCATAATGTCAAGGAAGAACTGgaaaaagatgaagaaggaGAAGCGCCGGTTGATGAAAATTCGTCAAATAGTGAAGCGGTTATGTTATCAGACAGTTATGATGAATTCAAGGCAGATAAGGAAGCCAAACTAAAGGAGTGGTTAAACGAGACTGATGCAGCCTTCCCTTAA
- the LOC124940408 gene encoding uncharacterized protein LOC124940408 isoform X2 → MHEFSTSDGFVEINESVADMIKYVANEPSVGLFFVQQHAQNAIPNLVNLKESISGKSHMINLHTEDLEDSITMMRSMKDCGLPIANEMIGEIKKSLAIISSKQPKKGFVRSDLGRSSSWSPASAWRTAGYFPKEDERSGGYLSSVFKLAKERTTNSFGWSQLDSVDPKIITLPMASASTSKLPEEEMDELPLSSHNVKEELEKDEEGEAPVDENSSNSEAVMLSDSYDEFKADKEAKLKEWLNETDAAFP, encoded by the coding sequence ATGCACGAGTTCTCAACATCAGATGGTTTCGTGGAGATAAACGAAAGCGTCGCCGACATGATAAAATACGTGGCAAACGAGCCCTCAGTGGGCCTTTTCTTTGTTCAGCAGCACGCCCAGAATGCAATACCAAACCTCGTCAACCTCAAGGAAAGCATTAGTGGCAAATCACACATGATAAATCTGCACACAGAAGATCTAGAAGATTCCATCACAATGATGAGGTCTATGAAAGACTGTGGCTTGCCAATCGCCAACGAAATGATAGGGGAAATAAAGAAATCTCTAGCGATAATCTCCAGCAAGCAACCGAAAAAGGGTTTTGTCCGGTCTGATTTGGGTCGAAGTAGTTCTTGGAGTCCTGCTTCTGCTTGGCGAACTGCTGGTTATTTTCCAAAGGAAGATGAAAGAAGTGGAGGATATTTGTCGTCGGTATTTAAGTTGGCTAAAGAAAGAACAACCAACAGCTTTGGGTGGTCTCAACTTGACTCTGTAGATCCCAAGATTATAACATTGCCAATGGCGTCTGCAAGCACATCCAAATTGCCAGAAGAAGAAATGGATGAATTGCCACTGTCAAGTCATAATGTCAAGGAAGAACTGgaaaaagatgaagaaggaGAAGCGCCGGTTGATGAAAATTCGTCAAATAGTGAAGCGGTTATGTTATCAGACAGTTATGATGAATTCAAGGCAGATAAGGAAGCCAAACTAAAGGAGTGGTTAAACGAGACTGATGCAGCCTTCCCTTAA